The genomic interval TCACCAGCTCGCGAGCATCTGGCCGGGCTTGGAACGCGCTAGCCGCTGATGGGCTCTTTCCGGCTCCATTTCCGGCATCATTTCCGCCTGACTGATATTGTCGAGCGAGGCGATGATGTGGTTGGAGAGCGCGGTGGTCAGCGATGCCGGCGCGCCCGGCCGCTTCATCAGGCCGATCTGGACCGGCTCCAGCGTGGGAAAGCCATCCGCCGGCGTCAACACCCGCATGCCGTTCCGGACCGCCGATTCGGGCAAGACCGAAACCGCCATGCCGGCGAGAACCGCCGAGGCCAGCACGGTTGCCGACCAGCTTGTGAACAGGATCCGGTATTCGCGCCCCACCCCATCCAGCGCCTTCACCGCCAGATCGCGCCAGCAGCAATCGCGGCGCCCGACGGCGAGCGGCACCGGCCGGTCCACCGGCAAAGGGTGGTTGGCGGAGGCAACCCAGCACAGCGCCTCGGTGCGCACCACTTCCGACTGGCGGGTGCGCGCATTATGCGTGACCAGCGCCAGGTCCAGCTCTCCCTGCTTCAGCCGTTCGGCCAGATCGACGGAGTCCTCGCAGACGATGTAGAGCTCGACATTGGGATGGCTTCTGGCGAACCGGTTGATGATATCCGGCATATAGCGGTCGGCGTAATCGTCCGGCGTGCCGATCCTGAGCGAGCCCTGAAGCCGGTTCTCGTCAAAGGCGGTGATCGCCTCGTTGTTGAGGCGGATGATCCGGCGGGCGTAGTTCAGAAGCTTGTCGCCCTCGTCCGTCAGCCTCACCCCGCGCCCATCCTTGGTGAAGAGCTGCTTGCCGATCCGTTCCTCCAGCCGGCGCATCTGCATCGAGACGGCCGATTGCGTCTTGAACACATGCTCGGCCGCCCGCGTGAACGATCCGTAATCGACGATCGCGACGAAGGTCTGGAGCTGATCGATATCGAGTGGCGCTGCCATGGTATCACCCATCAAGTTCTATGATGAGTGATATTAGAAACATTCGTTGGACTGATCAATAAGAAATCGTCACTTTGTAACACAACGAAGCGAGCAGCGGCTCAGCGCCACCGGCAAGAATCGGGTGGCTGTCCGGGTGATAATACAGTTTGTTCGCTTTGAAAGGAAGCCATGAGGCTTCCGCCCGCAAGCCGTGCAAAGCCGAAAAGGTTCGGCGCACACCAAGGAGGCGACAATGTCGTTGATTGAAAGGACATCCGCGAGCCGGATGAGCATCGGACATTCACTCTGGACTGGCATCAGCGCGTTCATTCGTGCTGCGCGGCGCTTTACGAAAAACCGACTGGCCCTGCAGCGCATGGCCGAGATGGACGATGCGCTGCTGAAGGATATCGGGCTATCGCGCCACGAAATCCATCGCGCCCATATGGCCCCGCTCTCCGAGGACCCGATGGCCGAGCTGCGCAAGGCAGCCGCCAATCGCGCCGCGCGCATGTATGTGTGAACGCATTCCGGCCACCTTCCAAGGCCACAAGATCACGCTCCGCTGCCTTGGCGGCGGAGCCTTGCCGCCCCTGGTGGCGGCACACCGGATTGGCGTTATTTGAAGGCCGTACGTCCCAACCACGGTCCGAGAAGGCGTCATTTTCCCCGCAGGGTGGTTCAGCCTTCACTCTGCATTTTGCCCGGAAGCACTTGTGTTTCCGGGCTTTTTTGTGCGGTTTGGGCTTCAATCGGGTTGCCAGAGTTCGATTGGATTGCCTTCGGGATCATGGATCCTGGCAAAACGGCCGACGCCCGGCATGTCCCAATCGGGATTTGTGACGACGTCGATGCCGGCGGCGGTCAGGCGCGCCGAGAGGGCGTCGAGATCATCCACCCGGAAGTTGAGCATGAAACCCCGGTCTTCGGGAAAGTAGTCGCTGGTCGCCGGAAACGGAGCAAAGACCAAGGGGCCGGCAGCGGTTTGCCAGGGGCCGCCGGTCCCGGAGCCAACGCCCAGATGTTCAGCGTACCACGCGCCGAGCATCTCCGGGTCATGCGCGCGAAAGAAAAAACCGCCAATGCCGGTAACGCCCATTCGAACCTCCACATCGCAGCCGTAGAATACCGGCGCGCGCGAAAGCCGTCCATGCCTGAAAATTCAGTACTGGAATTCTTCGAACAGCGGATCGACGGAGCCCTTCCAGCGACCGTGATAGAGTGCCAGCAGGTCTTCGGCGAAGGTGGTCTTCTTGGCGATGATTTCATCGAGCGGATTGAGGAACACGCTTTCGTCCTGACCGTCGCCGTTGAGGTTGCCGCGCGATTTCAGACCGGCGCGGGCGATACCGACAACCTCGCGGGCGATATCCACCAGCGGACGGCCGCCGATTTCCGCCTTCAGCGCCAGGCGCGGCACCTCGTCGCGCAGCCGGTGGATGTCCTCCACCTGCCAGTCAGCCGTCAACTGCTCGGCGGCATCCATCGCGCCGTGATCATAGAGCAGGCCGACCCAGAAGGATGGCAGCGCGCAGATGCGCCGCCATGTGCCGCCGTCGGCGCCGCGCATTTCCAGGAAGCGCTTCAGCCGCACGTCCGGAAACAGCGTCGAGATATGGTTGGTCCAGTCGCCCATGGTCGGCTGCCATTCATCGATTTCGCCCTTCAGCGCGCCATCCATGAACTGGCGGAAGGTGATATGCGTGCAATCACGGTAACGACCGTCGCGGATGATGAAATACATCGGCACGTCAAGCGCCCAGTCGACATAGCGTTCGAAGGTGAAGTCGTCGCGAAAGGCGAAATCGAGCAGGCCAGCCCGGTTATTGTCGGTGTCGCGCCAGATATCGCCGCGCCATGACAGGAGGCCGTTGGGCTTGCCCTCGGTGAACGGCGACGAGGCGAACAGCGCGGTTGAAAGCGGCTGCAGCTTCTGCGACAGCGCCATCTTGCGGCGCATGTCGGCCTCGGAGGAGAAATCGACATTCACCTGGATGGTGCAGGTGCGATACATCATGTCGAGACCCTGGCTGCCGACCTTGGGCATGTAGCGGGTCATGATCTCGTAGCGCGATTTGGGCATGCGCGGCGTTTCCGCGCGCGTCCATTTCGGGCTGCCGCCAATGCCGAGAAAGCCGATGCCCATCGGCTCGGCGACGCCGCGCAGCACGGCCAGATGCCGGTTCGATTCGCGACAGGTCTCATGCAGGGTCTTGAGGGCCGCGCCGGAAAGCTCGAACTGCCCGCCCGGCTCCAGCGAGATCGCGCCCATGCCATGGGGCTCGGCAAGGCCGATGATATTGTCGCCATCCATGATGGCGTCCCAACCGAGCTTGTCCTTCATGCCCTTCAGGATCGCCGAGATCGAGCGCTCGCCGTCATAGGGAACGGGGGTATTGTCGCCCTTGAAGAACGGAAATTTCTCGTGCTCAGTGCCGATCCGGAATTCGGACTCAGGCTTGCACCCGGCTTCCAGATAGGCGACCAGTTCCGCCTTGCCGGTAATCGGCGTCCCGT from Martelella mediterranea DSM 17316 carries:
- a CDS encoding glutamate--cysteine ligase, yielding MARDTSDGTPITGKAELVAYLEAGCKPESEFRIGTEHEKFPFFKGDNTPVPYDGERSISAILKGMKDKLGWDAIMDGDNIIGLAEPHGMGAISLEPGGQFELSGAALKTLHETCRESNRHLAVLRGVAEPMGIGFLGIGGSPKWTRAETPRMPKSRYEIMTRYMPKVGSQGLDMMYRTCTIQVNVDFSSEADMRRKMALSQKLQPLSTALFASSPFTEGKPNGLLSWRGDIWRDTDNNRAGLLDFAFRDDFTFERYVDWALDVPMYFIIRDGRYRDCTHITFRQFMDGALKGEIDEWQPTMGDWTNHISTLFPDVRLKRFLEMRGADGGTWRRICALPSFWVGLLYDHGAMDAAEQLTADWQVEDIHRLRDEVPRLALKAEIGGRPLVDIAREVVGIARAGLKSRGNLNGDGQDESVFLNPLDEIIAKKTTFAEDLLALYHGRWKGSVDPLFEEFQY
- a CDS encoding VOC family protein, which codes for MGVTGIGGFFFRAHDPEMLGAWYAEHLGVGSGTGGPWQTAAGPLVFAPFPATSDYFPEDRGFMLNFRVDDLDALSARLTAAGIDVVTNPDWDMPGVGRFARIHDPEGNPIELWQPD
- a CDS encoding LysR substrate-binding domain-containing protein, whose product is MAAPLDIDQLQTFVAIVDYGSFTRAAEHVFKTQSAVSMQMRRLEERIGKQLFTKDGRGVRLTDEGDKLLNYARRIIRLNNEAITAFDENRLQGSLRIGTPDDYADRYMPDIINRFARSHPNVELYIVCEDSVDLAERLKQGELDLALVTHNARTRQSEVVRTEALCWVASANHPLPVDRPVPLAVGRRDCCWRDLAVKALDGVGREYRILFTSWSATVLASAVLAGMAVSVLPESAVRNGMRVLTPADGFPTLEPVQIGLMKRPGAPASLTTALSNHIIASLDNISQAEMMPEMEPERAHQRLARSKPGQMLASW
- a CDS encoding DUF1127 domain-containing protein, whose translation is MSLIERTSASRMSIGHSLWTGISAFIRAARRFTKNRLALQRMAEMDDALLKDIGLSRHEIHRAHMAPLSEDPMAELRKAAANRAARMYV